A portion of the Bubalus kerabau isolate K-KA32 ecotype Philippines breed swamp buffalo chromosome 1, PCC_UOA_SB_1v2, whole genome shotgun sequence genome contains these proteins:
- the LOC129657585 gene encoding anthrax toxin receptor-like, with protein sequence MAQREKAAGLESATSEAAVPLKAAWIPARLWYLSHSFISHPVIGICRTLCWAQRGRNEVPTTFAHKSSLSSVWSGTVKEPPPLLKPEREPEETCQMPCPTVIVPCGCQGGGMKRMEGKLDSLCDFVQRCNQMSVMWCPTRDMGKCVNFALMRPHCGPLRCSPRACVQPSRECFTINNCCSRFQHSPSMCSRPPSRMQPFISTPARTANRAALSLQPP encoded by the exons ATGGCCCAAAGGGAGAAGGCTGCTGGCCTGGAGAGTGCTACCTCAGAGGCGGCTGTGCCTTTGAAAGCAGCATGGATCCCTGCCCGTCTCTGGTACCTTAGTCACTCCTTCATCAGTCACCCAGTCATCGGGATATGCAGGACCCTATGCTGGGCACAGAGGGGCAGGAATGAAGTGCCCACCACCTTTGCCCATAAGAGCTCATTGTCCAGTGTCTGGTCTGGG ACCGTCAAGGAGCCACCGCCACTGCTGAAGCCAGAAAGG GAGCCAGAGGAGACATGCCAAATGCCATGCCCCACAGTGATTGTCCCTTGTGGGTGCCAAGGAGGGGGAATGAAACGAATGGAG ggaaaactggatagcttgTGTGACTTTGTTCAGCGCTGCAATCAGATGTCAGTAATGTGGTGTCCAACCAGAGACATG GGAAAGTGCGTCAACTTTGCCCTAATGAGGCCCCACTGCGGGCCACTGCGCTGCAGCCCCAGGGCCTGCGTTCAGCCCAGCCGGGAGTGCTTCACCATCAACAACTGCTGCTCACGGTTCCAGCACTCCCCATCCATGTGCTCCAGGCCCCCCTCCAGAATGCAGCCGTTCATCTCTACCCCTGCCCGGACAGCCAACAGAGCCGCTTTGTCACTCCAGCCCCCATAG